A DNA window from Nitrospira sp. contains the following coding sequences:
- a CDS encoding Urea ABC transporter, urea binding protein (MaGe:77309683) — MDNRDTKESTAIESGAATVEESGSSRRDFLVQGARMTAGIGIAALLGNLGNWALSYAADKEPIKIGVLHSLSGTMAISEVSLRDTVLMAVEEINAKGGVLGRQIKPVVVDPASNWDLFAEKAKQLLLQDKVAVVFGCWTSVSRKSVLPVFEKNNGLLFYPVQYEGEECSRNVFYTGAAVNQQAVPAVEYLMSKEGGGFKKFYLLGTDYVYPRTTNKILRAMLLAKKVPDANIMEEYTPFHHQDYQTIVGKIKKFSAGGGAAVISTINGDSNVPFYKEFANQGLRADDVPVMAFSVAEDELRGMDTTALVGHLAAWNYYQSVETPQNKQFVASFKAYCKKNNLPDGDKRVTDDPIEAAYFGVHVWKQAVEKAGSIEVDSVRKAVYGQKFLAPGGEIMMDAGNHHTHKPVLIGEILKDGQFKVVSRSKGLVKPEPWSEYTSLDKGCDWTTHQGTYSKKA; from the coding sequence ATGGATAATAGAGATACAAAGGAATCGACGGCAATCGAGAGCGGTGCGGCGACGGTCGAAGAATCCGGATCGTCCCGGCGCGATTTTCTGGTGCAGGGCGCGCGCATGACCGCTGGAATCGGCATTGCGGCGCTACTCGGGAATCTCGGCAATTGGGCGCTGTCGTATGCAGCCGACAAGGAGCCGATCAAGATCGGCGTGTTGCATTCTCTCAGCGGCACCATGGCGATCAGCGAAGTCTCGTTGCGCGATACCGTTTTGATGGCGGTGGAAGAGATCAATGCCAAGGGCGGTGTGCTGGGCCGCCAGATCAAGCCAGTGGTCGTCGATCCCGCATCGAACTGGGACCTGTTTGCGGAGAAGGCGAAGCAGCTGTTGTTGCAGGATAAAGTTGCCGTCGTGTTCGGCTGCTGGACATCGGTGAGCCGCAAGTCGGTCTTACCGGTATTCGAGAAGAACAACGGATTGTTGTTCTATCCCGTTCAGTACGAGGGCGAAGAGTGCTCGCGCAACGTCTTCTATACCGGCGCGGCGGTTAATCAGCAGGCGGTGCCGGCGGTGGAATACCTGATGAGCAAGGAAGGCGGCGGATTCAAGAAGTTCTATCTGCTCGGGACGGACTACGTCTATCCGCGCACGACCAACAAGATTTTGCGGGCCATGCTGCTGGCGAAGAAAGTGCCGGACGCCAACATCATGGAAGAGTACACGCCGTTCCATCATCAGGATTACCAGACCATCGTCGGGAAGATTAAGAAATTTTCGGCGGGCGGCGGCGCGGCGGTGATCAGCACGATCAATGGCGATAGCAACGTGCCGTTCTATAAAGAATTCGCCAATCAGGGCCTGCGCGCGGACGATGTGCCGGTCATGGCGTTCAGTGTGGCGGAAGACGAGTTGCGCGGCATGGACACGACAGCGCTGGTCGGCCACCTGGCGGCCTGGAACTATTATCAGAGCGTGGAGACGCCGCAGAACAAGCAGTTCGTGGCCAGCTTTAAAGCCTACTGCAAAAAGAACAATCTGCCCGATGGCGACAAGCGGGTCACTGACGATCCCATCGAAGCCGCGTATTTCGGCGTGCATGTCTGGAAGCAAGCCGTGGAAAAAGCCGGCTCCATCGAGGTGGACAGCGTGCGCAAGGCCGTCTACGGCCAGAAGTTCCTCGCGCCGGGTGGAGAGATCATGATGGATGCGGGGAATCATCACACGCACAAGCCGGTTCTGATCGGAGAGATTCTCAAGGACGGGCAGTTCAAAGTCGTGTCGCGTTCAAAAGGACTGGTGAAGCCTGAACCCTGGAGCGAATACACCAGCCTTGATAAGGGGTGCGATTGGACGACGCATCAGGGGACATACTCGAAGAAGGCCTGA
- a CDS encoding conserved exported protein of unknown function (Evidence 4 : Unknown function but conserved in other organisms; MaGe:77309685) encodes MRIQTRRSLPLALLTIAVTVAGLTACASTPEVDTPLGRSSLGSVFLERIPDRSFQAAHPATLSPTLLQTALEGILIEDAHISMSALLSNRPQPLRALSDAEAAFLAPLLSDGLRQAAADQQVGFTLVHQNNLFSLRDSTGAGVGSNAVTSPSSAHETSSGSVFVHGRSLHIQFHQLRMKPERSDAMNMPNRQIPDRTGLIDHTLSFTPPSARRPSSYVIRGDAAATLVLDYEQIAGIASAPPATAAPVPPQVSKPAATPIAPIADRETDVRALQEQMREKDRELESVRKELQDIRQQLKRQPPPATNRTK; translated from the coding sequence GTGCGCATTCAAACACGCAGGTCCCTACCCCTCGCCCTCCTGACAATCGCCGTAACCGTGGCCGGGTTGACCGCCTGCGCTTCCACGCCGGAAGTCGATACGCCCTTAGGACGCTCCTCTCTCGGGTCTGTTTTTCTCGAACGAATTCCAGACCGGTCGTTTCAGGCGGCGCACCCTGCGACACTGAGCCCCACGCTTCTCCAGACCGCACTGGAAGGCATCTTGATTGAGGACGCCCACATCTCGATGAGTGCGCTGCTTTCGAACCGGCCGCAGCCGTTGCGGGCATTGTCGGACGCCGAAGCAGCGTTTCTCGCGCCCCTTCTCAGTGACGGACTGCGGCAAGCCGCTGCGGATCAGCAGGTCGGGTTCACGCTGGTGCATCAGAACAACCTCTTCTCTCTCCGCGACTCGACAGGAGCAGGAGTCGGATCAAACGCCGTGACGTCACCATCCTCGGCCCACGAAACAAGCTCAGGATCGGTTTTCGTTCACGGCCGGTCTTTGCATATCCAATTCCATCAGCTCCGCATGAAACCTGAACGGTCCGATGCTATGAATATGCCGAACCGGCAGATTCCCGACCGCACCGGCTTGATCGACCATACCCTGTCGTTCACCCCTCCGTCCGCCAGGCGGCCTTCGTCCTATGTTATCCGGGGCGATGCCGCCGCCACACTTGTGCTCGACTACGAACAGATTGCCGGAATCGCTTCGGCTCCGCCCGCCACGGCGGCGCCCGTCCCGCCGCAAGTCAGCAAGCCAGCGGCCACGCCCATCGCGCCGATTGCAGACCGGGAAACCGATGTGCGCGCGCTTCAAGAGCAAATGCGAGAGAAAGACCGTGAATTGGAGAGCGTGAGGAAGGAATTACAGGATATCCGCCAGCAACTGAAGCGCCAACCGCCGCCTGCTACCAACCGGACCAAATAA
- a CDS encoding Urea ABC transporter, permease protein UrtC (MaGe:77309681), translated as MSAMNETTSETQPTVERESIVFWLAGLFLLIVLPALNVLPAEESWLHVSDFTLNRFGKFLAFAILALGLDLIWGYTGILSLGQGVFFGIGAYCMGMHLMLAIGSESVYGSALPDFMVWNQVKELPFFWTPFYSFLAAVSLGILAPMLCAWLFGLLAFRSRIKGVYFAIITQAVALSAWLVFNRNETNLGGTNGLTDFKQLLGFRLSEPGTQRALYVVTVLALGGAYFLCRWIVQSRAGKVLVAVRDSEQRVLFSGYSPSNYKVFVFVVSAGLAGLAGLLYVPQVGIITPAQIGVLPSLEMVIWVAVGGRGTLIGAIIGAVGVNFGRSILTNYFPELWPFFLGGLFIAVVLLFPDGLVGLARRMKAGPAGSLFKKARPAPEGVQS; from the coding sequence ATGAGCGCTATGAACGAAACCACGAGCGAGACGCAGCCAACGGTAGAACGGGAAAGTATCGTTTTCTGGCTTGCCGGGCTGTTTCTGCTCATCGTTCTGCCGGCGTTGAATGTCTTGCCAGCTGAAGAGTCGTGGCTCCATGTCTCGGATTTTACGCTGAACCGGTTCGGGAAATTTCTCGCCTTCGCCATTCTGGCTCTGGGGCTTGATCTGATCTGGGGCTATACCGGCATTCTCAGTTTGGGACAGGGCGTGTTTTTCGGCATCGGGGCCTACTGCATGGGCATGCACCTGATGCTGGCGATCGGGTCGGAAAGCGTCTATGGCAGTGCGTTGCCGGATTTCATGGTGTGGAATCAGGTCAAGGAGCTGCCGTTCTTCTGGACCCCGTTCTACAGTTTTCTGGCGGCGGTAAGTTTGGGAATTCTCGCGCCGATGCTTTGCGCCTGGCTCTTCGGCCTTCTGGCCTTTCGCAGCCGGATCAAAGGCGTCTACTTTGCAATCATCACGCAGGCGGTCGCGCTCTCGGCCTGGCTGGTCTTCAATCGGAATGAAACGAACCTGGGCGGAACGAACGGACTGACCGATTTCAAACAGCTGTTGGGATTCCGGCTGAGCGAGCCAGGCACGCAACGCGCGCTGTATGTGGTGACGGTGCTGGCGCTGGGCGGAGCCTATTTCCTCTGCCGCTGGATCGTGCAGTCGCGAGCGGGCAAGGTCTTGGTTGCCGTGCGCGACAGCGAGCAGCGGGTTCTCTTCTCCGGCTATTCGCCGTCCAACTATAAGGTCTTCGTCTTCGTCGTCTCGGCCGGGCTCGCCGGTTTGGCGGGATTGCTGTATGTCCCCCAGGTCGGGATTATCACGCCGGCGCAGATTGGCGTGCTGCCGTCGCTGGAAATGGTGATCTGGGTCGCGGTCGGCGGGCGAGGCACGCTGATTGGGGCGATCATTGGGGCAGTCGGTGTCAACTTCGGCCGCAGCATCCTGACGAATTACTTTCCCGAGCTCTGGCCGTTTTTCTTGGGCGGACTCTTTATCGCGGTGGTGCTCCTGTTCCCCGATGGGTTGGTCGGCCTCGCGCGGCGCATGAAGGCCGGACCGGCCGGGTCCTTGTTCAAGAAGGCCAGGCCTGCCCCGGAGGGAGTGCAGTCGTGA
- a CDS encoding conserved exported protein of unknown function (Evidence 4 : Unknown function but conserved in other organisms; MaGe:77309684) gives MIPLKECIRIGSVLVLALLAVQEVAAAEDTKEDAPSIICGGCVSATHTSQGKGSITPYGRIELDGIYSTRNTNPLDPGQFNGYATAAGKGGNSSSTLNPRYSAFGVRGDRTDGTHVLSGVVEADFYSQTDNAGNLSPRLRLANVKYSPNNNKTSITAGMDWTPIMGSHPNLIDFSIMGYNGNLWQRLPQVTVRQQFSDNFDGLITVMRFERGLSACCGQIPNRVQAPGASASAAFNDPVQMPYVGTRFGYTGTGSMQGFMVALNAAFRHYHAAPTTTTSIPSNQDVKSYLIGGELAIPITKQLKFSGELAWGQGLGVEFFRFGQERNLGTGAPIRTLVGWGEFDYAYDQNYTFIAGYGFDNPLNSDLNGTTAGADQQYKVNHRSYLTAVRHIWGDLYGSFEWNHLMTTWSTHERFSGDNFMVSTWYNF, from the coding sequence ATGATACCCCTGAAGGAATGTATTCGCATCGGTAGTGTCCTCGTCCTGGCCTTGCTGGCCGTGCAGGAAGTCGCGGCAGCGGAAGACACGAAAGAAGACGCGCCCAGTATCATTTGCGGCGGTTGCGTGAGCGCGACCCACACCTCCCAAGGGAAGGGCAGCATTACCCCCTATGGGCGCATCGAGCTCGACGGAATCTACAGCACCAGAAATACCAATCCGCTCGATCCCGGTCAGTTCAATGGGTACGCGACGGCGGCGGGAAAAGGGGGGAACTCCTCCTCCACGCTGAACCCGCGCTATAGCGCGTTCGGTGTTCGCGGCGACCGCACCGACGGGACGCATGTCTTGTCCGGCGTCGTTGAAGCCGATTTCTACAGCCAGACCGACAATGCTGGCAACCTGTCTCCGCGTCTCCGGCTGGCGAACGTCAAGTACTCACCGAACAACAACAAGACCAGCATCACCGCCGGTATGGATTGGACACCGATCATGGGCTCGCATCCGAACCTGATCGATTTTTCGATCATGGGGTATAACGGCAATCTCTGGCAGCGTCTTCCTCAAGTCACGGTTCGGCAGCAATTCAGCGACAACTTCGACGGGCTCATTACCGTCATGCGCTTCGAGCGCGGACTGTCCGCCTGTTGCGGGCAAATTCCGAATCGAGTTCAAGCTCCAGGGGCATCGGCGTCCGCGGCATTCAACGATCCCGTGCAGATGCCCTATGTGGGCACACGATTTGGCTATACCGGCACGGGGAGCATGCAGGGATTCATGGTTGCCTTGAACGCGGCCTTCCGGCACTACCACGCTGCGCCGACGACCACGACGTCCATCCCGAGCAATCAGGACGTGAAGTCCTACTTGATCGGTGGCGAGCTGGCGATTCCGATTACGAAGCAGCTGAAGTTCTCCGGCGAATTAGCCTGGGGCCAGGGCCTCGGCGTGGAATTCTTCCGGTTCGGCCAGGAGCGCAATCTCGGCACCGGCGCGCCGATCCGGACCCTTGTCGGATGGGGCGAATTCGATTATGCCTACGACCAGAACTACACGTTCATTGCCGGGTATGGTTTCGACAATCCGCTCAACAGCGACCTCAACGGCACTACAGCGGGCGCCGATCAGCAGTACAAAGTGAACCACCGGAGTTACCTCACGGCGGTGCGGCATATCTGGGGGGATCTGTACGGTTCATTCGAGTGGAATCATCTGATGACGACTTGGAGCACGCACGAGCGGTTTAGCGGCGATAATTTCATGGTCTCAACCTGGTACAACTTCTAG
- a CDS encoding Urea ABC transporter, permease protein UrtB (MaGe:77309682), which produces MDGSKGTELEGMKTLVGQLADEDPAVQQQAVRTLVETGDAATLSRLELALEDADRATRVAVKPFKALLKNKLNLASDDESVRRVAAGDLGASGQWLAAPWLDAAAAKEPQYWARYAMEEGAALLRLAEADPSVRAAAAAKLGELRSQNGLPALKELAQQLSSDGGPRESDVAVLAAVSQAIERIEIWSTWAGVFETLFRGLSLSSILLMMSLGLAIVFGLMGVINMAHGELMMVGAYATFMTQELFKAYLPPSMFDAYFLASLPVAFLVAGACGLLLEATVIRFLYGRPLETMLATWGVSLVLIQLARVLFGDLTAVTAPAWLSGGAQVLVGVYLPYNRLFIIALSIVCVIGIYLTLFRSSLGLRVRAVTQNRNMSACLGIPTRKVDAYTFAFGSGLAGLAGCALTLVGNVEPGLGQNYIVDSFMVVVTGGVGKLAGTIVAALGIGSLNKFLEPSFGAVYGKVLILALVILFLQRRPSGLFAVKGRHAD; this is translated from the coding sequence ATGGACGGAAGCAAGGGGACGGAACTAGAGGGCATGAAGACCCTGGTCGGGCAGCTCGCCGACGAAGACCCTGCCGTGCAACAGCAGGCGGTGCGGACGCTGGTCGAAACGGGCGATGCCGCGACGCTTAGCCGCCTGGAGCTGGCGCTCGAAGATGCCGATCGCGCCACGCGCGTGGCGGTGAAGCCGTTCAAAGCTCTGCTGAAAAACAAACTGAACCTTGCCAGCGACGATGAGTCGGTGCGCCGCGTGGCGGCCGGCGATCTCGGCGCGTCCGGTCAATGGTTGGCGGCGCCTTGGTTGGATGCCGCCGCCGCCAAAGAGCCGCAGTATTGGGCTCGCTATGCCATGGAAGAGGGCGCCGCGCTGCTCCGGCTCGCGGAAGCCGATCCCTCGGTTCGCGCGGCCGCCGCGGCGAAGCTCGGCGAGCTGAGAAGCCAGAACGGACTTCCGGCGCTCAAAGAGCTGGCGCAGCAGTTATCCAGTGACGGTGGCCCGCGCGAATCCGATGTTGCTGTGCTGGCCGCGGTGTCTCAGGCGATTGAACGCATCGAGATCTGGAGCACCTGGGCCGGTGTCTTCGAGACGCTGTTTCGCGGTCTGAGCCTGAGCTCCATTCTGTTGATGATGTCGTTGGGGCTGGCGATTGTGTTTGGGCTGATGGGGGTCATCAACATGGCCCATGGCGAGCTTATGATGGTGGGCGCCTACGCGACGTTCATGACCCAAGAGCTGTTCAAAGCCTATCTGCCGCCGTCGATGTTCGATGCCTATTTCCTCGCGTCGCTTCCCGTGGCGTTCCTGGTTGCTGGAGCCTGCGGCCTGCTGCTGGAAGCCACGGTGATCCGCTTTCTGTACGGCCGGCCGCTGGAGACGATGCTAGCCACCTGGGGCGTCAGTCTGGTGCTCATTCAGCTCGCGCGCGTGCTGTTCGGCGATTTGACGGCCGTGACGGCGCCGGCCTGGCTCAGCGGCGGCGCGCAAGTGCTGGTCGGCGTCTATCTTCCCTATAACCGGCTCTTTATTATCGCGCTGTCGATTGTCTGTGTCATCGGCATCTATCTGACGCTCTTTCGCTCCAGCCTCGGCTTGCGAGTGCGCGCGGTCACGCAGAACCGGAACATGAGCGCCTGCCTCGGCATTCCGACCAGGAAGGTCGATGCCTACACCTTTGCGTTCGGGTCGGGTTTGGCCGGGCTGGCCGGTTGTGCGCTCACACTGGTTGGAAACGTGGAGCCTGGTTTGGGACAGAATTATATCGTCGATTCATTTATGGTGGTGGTGACGGGGGGAGTCGGCAAACTGGCCGGGACGATCGTGGCCGCGCTAGGCATCGGCAGTCTCAATAAATTTCTGGAGCCGAGCTTCGGCGCCGTCTATGGCAAAGTGCTTATTTTGGCGCTGGTGATCTTGTTCTTGCAGCGGCGTCCATCCGGCCTGTTTGCCGTTAAGGGGCGCCACGCGGATTAG